Proteins encoded together in one Apis cerana isolate GH-2021 linkage group LG4, AcerK_1.0, whole genome shotgun sequence window:
- the LOC108003420 gene encoding glutamine--fructose-6-phosphate aminotransferase [isomerizing] 2 isoform X3: MGGIFAYLNYLTPKSRKEILEFLVGGLKRLEYRGYDSAGVALDSADGKDISIIKKQGKVKALEEEIFCNTNIDFDSKIHSHVGIAHTRWATHGIPSEVNSHPQRSDSDHAFVVVHNGIVTNYKEVKTLLQQRGYSFESETDTEVIAKLIHHLWVQHPVYSFRELVEQVVQQLEGAFALCFKSKHFPGECVATRRGSPLLVGIKTKTRLATDHVPILYGKDESPRVSKDHRPHGRNTELPVIPRSESTSEFQPLEDKEVEYFFASDASAVIEHTNRVIFLEDDDVAAVKEGALSIHRLRRCMDDPHEREITTLKMEIQQIMKGNYQYFMQKEIFEQPESVVNTMRGRLNFQDNSVTLGGIKDYIPEIKRCRRLMLIGCGTSYHSAIATRQLLEELTELPVMVELASDFLDRNTPVFRDDVCFFISQSGETADTLMALRYCKGRGALIVGITNTVGSSICRESHCGVHINAGPEIGVASTKAYTSQFISLVMFALVMSEDRISLGNRRQQIIEGLKNLDNLIRKVLQLDSKVKELAKSLFQHKSLLIMGRGYNFATCMEGALKVKELTYMHSEGIMAGELKHGPLALVDDSMPVIMIVMRDPVYIKCMNALQQVTARDGKPIVICEEGDNETKMFADKVLEVPKTVDCLQGILTVIPMQLLSFHIAVLRGCNVDCPRNLAKSVTVE, encoded by the exons ATGGGTG gaaTATTCGCATATCTCAATTATCTGACACCAAAGAGCAGAAAGGAAATTCTCGAGTTCTTGGTTGGTGGTTTAAAGAGATTGGAATATCGAGGCTATGATTCCGCAg GTGTTGCACTTGACAGCGCCGATGGCAAGGATatctcaattattaaaaagcaaGGAAAAGTCAAGGCTCTCGAAGAAGAGATCTTTTGTA acACTAATATTGACTTCGACTCAAAGATTCATAGTCATGTTGGTATTGCACATACTCGTTGGGCGACTCATGGTATCCCATCGGAAGTGAATTCACATCCTCAAAGATCAGACAGTGATCATGCTTTTGTGGTTGTACACAAtg GTATCGTGACAAACTATAAGGAAGTGAAGACGTTACTCCAGCAAAGGGGCTACAGTTTCGAGAGTGAAACCGACACGGAAGTAATCGCCAAGCTCATTCACCATCTCTGGGTGCAGCATCCTGTTTACTCGTTTCGCGAACTGGTCGAGCAAGTTGTTCAACAATTG gaAGGTGCATTTGCTCTGTGCTTCAAAAGCAAACATTTTCCGGGCGAATGTGTGGCAACGAGAAGAGGATCACCACTTCTTGTgggtattaaaacaaaaacaagATTGGCCACCGATCATGTACCCATCCTATATGGAAAAG ATGAATCTCCACGCGTAAGCAAAG atCATCGTCCGCATGGCCGAAATACTGAACTTCCGGTGATACCACGCAGCGAGAGCACTTCCGAATTTCAACCATTGGAGGATAAAGAAGTCGAATATTTCTTTGCTTCTGATGCCAGTGCTGTGATCGAACACACAAATCGTGTTATATTTCTGgaa GATGATGATGTAGCTGCCGTGAAAGAAGGTGCTCTTAGCATTCATCGACTTCGTCGATGCATGGATGATCCTCATGAAAGAGAAATTACTACATTGAAGATGGAAATCCAACAGATCATGAAGGGTAACTATCAATATTTCATGCAGAAGGAAATCTTCGAGCAACCGGAATCAGTGGTAAACACTATGAGAGGACGTTTGAATTTCCAGGATAATTCTGTCACGTTGGGAGGTATTAAA GATTATATTCCTGAGATCAAAAGATGTAGACGGTTGATGCTTATTGGTTGTGGAACAAGCTATCATTCTGCTATTGCTACTAGACAACTTCTGGAAGAATTAACTGAATTGCCAGTTATGGTTGAATTAGCTTCTGATTTCCTAGACAGAAATACGCCAGTATTTAGAGATGATGTATGTTTCTTCATCTCACAATCAg gtgAAACAGCAGATACGTTAATGGCTTTACGATATTGTAAAGGACGTGGAGCTTTAATAGTCGGTATTACCAATACTGTAGGTAGTAGTATTTGTCGTGAATCACACTGCGGTGTTCATATAAATGCTGGTCCTGAGATTGGTGTTGCCAGTACAAAAGCTTATACCTctcaatttatttctcttgtaATGTTTGCTTTGGTTATGAGTGAGGACAGAATTTCTCTTGGTAATAGACGTCAAcag ATTATCGAAGGATTGAAGAATTTGGATAATCTTATTCGTAAAGTTCTTCAACTTGACAGTAAAGTCAAAGAATTAGCAAAATCTTTATTCCAACATAAATCCTTATTGATTATGGGTAGAGGATACAATTTTGCGACGTGTATGGAGGGTGCTCTC aaagttAAGGAATTGACATATATGCACAGTGAAGGTATTATGGCAGGCGAATTGAAACATGGTCCTTTAGCACTTGTAGATGATTCGATGCCGGTGATAATGATCGTTATGAGAGATCCAGTTTATATA aaatgcaTGAATGCTCTACAACAAGTCACAGCACGAGATGGTAAACCAATTGTTATCTGTGAAGAAGGAgataatgaaacgaaaatgtTTGCAGACAAAGTTCTTGAAGTACCTAAGACAGTGGATTGTCTTCAAGGAATTCTTACCGTTATTCCAATGCAACTTTTATCTTTCCACATCGCAGTTCTTCGTGGATGTAATGTTGATTGTCCAAGAAATTTAGCAAAATCGGTCACAGTTGAATAA
- the LOC108003420 gene encoding glutamine--fructose-6-phosphate aminotransferase [isomerizing] 2 isoform X5, translating into MCGIFAYLNYLTPKSRKEILEFLVGGLKRLEYRGYDSAGVALDSADGKDISIIKKQGKVKALEEEIFCNTNIDFDSKIHSHVGIAHTRWATHGIPSEVNSHPQRSDSDHAFVVVHNGIVTNYKEVKTLLQQRGYSFESETDTEVIAKLIHHLWVQHPVYSFRELVEQVVQQLEGAFALCFKSKHFPGECVATRRGSPLLVGIKTKTRLATDHVPILYGKDHRPHGRNTELPVIPRSESTSEFQPLEDKEVEYFFASDASAVIEHTNRVIFLEDDDVAAVKEGALSIHRLRRCMDDPHEREITTLKMEIQQIMKGNYQYFMQKEIFEQPESVVNTMRGRLNFQDNSVTLGGIKDYIPEIKRCRRLMLIGCGTSYHSAIATRQLLEELTELPVMVELASDFLDRNTPVFRDDVCFFISQSGETADTLMALRYCKGRGALIVGITNTVGSSICRESHCGVHINAGPEIGVASTKAYTSQFISLVMFALVMSEDRISLGNRRQQIIEGLKNLDNLIRKVLQLDSKVKELAKSLFQHKSLLIMGRGYNFATCMEGALKVKELTYMHSEGIMAGELKHGPLALVDDSMPVIMIVMRDPVYIKCMNALQQVTARDGKPIVICEEGDNETKMFADKVLEVPKTVDCLQGILTVIPMQLLSFHIAVLRGCNVDCPRNLAKSVTVE; encoded by the exons ATGTGCG gaaTATTCGCATATCTCAATTATCTGACACCAAAGAGCAGAAAGGAAATTCTCGAGTTCTTGGTTGGTGGTTTAAAGAGATTGGAATATCGAGGCTATGATTCCGCAg GTGTTGCACTTGACAGCGCCGATGGCAAGGATatctcaattattaaaaagcaaGGAAAAGTCAAGGCTCTCGAAGAAGAGATCTTTTGTA acACTAATATTGACTTCGACTCAAAGATTCATAGTCATGTTGGTATTGCACATACTCGTTGGGCGACTCATGGTATCCCATCGGAAGTGAATTCACATCCTCAAAGATCAGACAGTGATCATGCTTTTGTGGTTGTACACAAtg GTATCGTGACAAACTATAAGGAAGTGAAGACGTTACTCCAGCAAAGGGGCTACAGTTTCGAGAGTGAAACCGACACGGAAGTAATCGCCAAGCTCATTCACCATCTCTGGGTGCAGCATCCTGTTTACTCGTTTCGCGAACTGGTCGAGCAAGTTGTTCAACAATTG gaAGGTGCATTTGCTCTGTGCTTCAAAAGCAAACATTTTCCGGGCGAATGTGTGGCAACGAGAAGAGGATCACCACTTCTTGTgggtattaaaacaaaaacaagATTGGCCACCGATCATGTACCCATCCTATATGGAAAAG atCATCGTCCGCATGGCCGAAATACTGAACTTCCGGTGATACCACGCAGCGAGAGCACTTCCGAATTTCAACCATTGGAGGATAAAGAAGTCGAATATTTCTTTGCTTCTGATGCCAGTGCTGTGATCGAACACACAAATCGTGTTATATTTCTGgaa GATGATGATGTAGCTGCCGTGAAAGAAGGTGCTCTTAGCATTCATCGACTTCGTCGATGCATGGATGATCCTCATGAAAGAGAAATTACTACATTGAAGATGGAAATCCAACAGATCATGAAGGGTAACTATCAATATTTCATGCAGAAGGAAATCTTCGAGCAACCGGAATCAGTGGTAAACACTATGAGAGGACGTTTGAATTTCCAGGATAATTCTGTCACGTTGGGAGGTATTAAA GATTATATTCCTGAGATCAAAAGATGTAGACGGTTGATGCTTATTGGTTGTGGAACAAGCTATCATTCTGCTATTGCTACTAGACAACTTCTGGAAGAATTAACTGAATTGCCAGTTATGGTTGAATTAGCTTCTGATTTCCTAGACAGAAATACGCCAGTATTTAGAGATGATGTATGTTTCTTCATCTCACAATCAg gtgAAACAGCAGATACGTTAATGGCTTTACGATATTGTAAAGGACGTGGAGCTTTAATAGTCGGTATTACCAATACTGTAGGTAGTAGTATTTGTCGTGAATCACACTGCGGTGTTCATATAAATGCTGGTCCTGAGATTGGTGTTGCCAGTACAAAAGCTTATACCTctcaatttatttctcttgtaATGTTTGCTTTGGTTATGAGTGAGGACAGAATTTCTCTTGGTAATAGACGTCAAcag ATTATCGAAGGATTGAAGAATTTGGATAATCTTATTCGTAAAGTTCTTCAACTTGACAGTAAAGTCAAAGAATTAGCAAAATCTTTATTCCAACATAAATCCTTATTGATTATGGGTAGAGGATACAATTTTGCGACGTGTATGGAGGGTGCTCTC aaagttAAGGAATTGACATATATGCACAGTGAAGGTATTATGGCAGGCGAATTGAAACATGGTCCTTTAGCACTTGTAGATGATTCGATGCCGGTGATAATGATCGTTATGAGAGATCCAGTTTATATA aaatgcaTGAATGCTCTACAACAAGTCACAGCACGAGATGGTAAACCAATTGTTATCTGTGAAGAAGGAgataatgaaacgaaaatgtTTGCAGACAAAGTTCTTGAAGTACCTAAGACAGTGGATTGTCTTCAAGGAATTCTTACCGTTATTCCAATGCAACTTTTATCTTTCCACATCGCAGTTCTTCGTGGATGTAATGTTGATTGTCCAAGAAATTTAGCAAAATCGGTCACAGTTGAATAA
- the LOC108003420 gene encoding glutamine--fructose-6-phosphate aminotransferase [isomerizing] 2 isoform X4 gives MCGIFAYLNYLTPKSRKEILEFLVGGLKRLEYRGYDSAGVALDSADGKDISIIKKQGKVKALEEEIFCNTNIDFDSKIHSHVGIAHTRWATHGIPSEVNSHPQRSDSDHAFVVVHNGIVTNYKEVKTLLQQRGYSFESETDTEVIAKLIHHLWVQHPVYSFRELVEQVVQQLEGAFALCFKSKHFPGECVATRRGSPLLVGIKTKTRLATDHVPILYGKEGEAPTQDHRPHGRNTELPVIPRSESTSEFQPLEDKEVEYFFASDASAVIEHTNRVIFLEDDDVAAVKEGALSIHRLRRCMDDPHEREITTLKMEIQQIMKGNYQYFMQKEIFEQPESVVNTMRGRLNFQDNSVTLGGIKDYIPEIKRCRRLMLIGCGTSYHSAIATRQLLEELTELPVMVELASDFLDRNTPVFRDDVCFFISQSGETADTLMALRYCKGRGALIVGITNTVGSSICRESHCGVHINAGPEIGVASTKAYTSQFISLVMFALVMSEDRISLGNRRQQIIEGLKNLDNLIRKVLQLDSKVKELAKSLFQHKSLLIMGRGYNFATCMEGALKVKELTYMHSEGIMAGELKHGPLALVDDSMPVIMIVMRDPVYIKCMNALQQVTARDGKPIVICEEGDNETKMFADKVLEVPKTVDCLQGILTVIPMQLLSFHIAVLRGCNVDCPRNLAKSVTVE, from the exons ATGTGCG gaaTATTCGCATATCTCAATTATCTGACACCAAAGAGCAGAAAGGAAATTCTCGAGTTCTTGGTTGGTGGTTTAAAGAGATTGGAATATCGAGGCTATGATTCCGCAg GTGTTGCACTTGACAGCGCCGATGGCAAGGATatctcaattattaaaaagcaaGGAAAAGTCAAGGCTCTCGAAGAAGAGATCTTTTGTA acACTAATATTGACTTCGACTCAAAGATTCATAGTCATGTTGGTATTGCACATACTCGTTGGGCGACTCATGGTATCCCATCGGAAGTGAATTCACATCCTCAAAGATCAGACAGTGATCATGCTTTTGTGGTTGTACACAAtg GTATCGTGACAAACTATAAGGAAGTGAAGACGTTACTCCAGCAAAGGGGCTACAGTTTCGAGAGTGAAACCGACACGGAAGTAATCGCCAAGCTCATTCACCATCTCTGGGTGCAGCATCCTGTTTACTCGTTTCGCGAACTGGTCGAGCAAGTTGTTCAACAATTG gaAGGTGCATTTGCTCTGTGCTTCAAAAGCAAACATTTTCCGGGCGAATGTGTGGCAACGAGAAGAGGATCACCACTTCTTGTgggtattaaaacaaaaacaagATTGGCCACCGATCATGTACCCATCCTATATGGAAAAG AAGGTGAAGCGCCCACTCAAG atCATCGTCCGCATGGCCGAAATACTGAACTTCCGGTGATACCACGCAGCGAGAGCACTTCCGAATTTCAACCATTGGAGGATAAAGAAGTCGAATATTTCTTTGCTTCTGATGCCAGTGCTGTGATCGAACACACAAATCGTGTTATATTTCTGgaa GATGATGATGTAGCTGCCGTGAAAGAAGGTGCTCTTAGCATTCATCGACTTCGTCGATGCATGGATGATCCTCATGAAAGAGAAATTACTACATTGAAGATGGAAATCCAACAGATCATGAAGGGTAACTATCAATATTTCATGCAGAAGGAAATCTTCGAGCAACCGGAATCAGTGGTAAACACTATGAGAGGACGTTTGAATTTCCAGGATAATTCTGTCACGTTGGGAGGTATTAAA GATTATATTCCTGAGATCAAAAGATGTAGACGGTTGATGCTTATTGGTTGTGGAACAAGCTATCATTCTGCTATTGCTACTAGACAACTTCTGGAAGAATTAACTGAATTGCCAGTTATGGTTGAATTAGCTTCTGATTTCCTAGACAGAAATACGCCAGTATTTAGAGATGATGTATGTTTCTTCATCTCACAATCAg gtgAAACAGCAGATACGTTAATGGCTTTACGATATTGTAAAGGACGTGGAGCTTTAATAGTCGGTATTACCAATACTGTAGGTAGTAGTATTTGTCGTGAATCACACTGCGGTGTTCATATAAATGCTGGTCCTGAGATTGGTGTTGCCAGTACAAAAGCTTATACCTctcaatttatttctcttgtaATGTTTGCTTTGGTTATGAGTGAGGACAGAATTTCTCTTGGTAATAGACGTCAAcag ATTATCGAAGGATTGAAGAATTTGGATAATCTTATTCGTAAAGTTCTTCAACTTGACAGTAAAGTCAAAGAATTAGCAAAATCTTTATTCCAACATAAATCCTTATTGATTATGGGTAGAGGATACAATTTTGCGACGTGTATGGAGGGTGCTCTC aaagttAAGGAATTGACATATATGCACAGTGAAGGTATTATGGCAGGCGAATTGAAACATGGTCCTTTAGCACTTGTAGATGATTCGATGCCGGTGATAATGATCGTTATGAGAGATCCAGTTTATATA aaatgcaTGAATGCTCTACAACAAGTCACAGCACGAGATGGTAAACCAATTGTTATCTGTGAAGAAGGAgataatgaaacgaaaatgtTTGCAGACAAAGTTCTTGAAGTACCTAAGACAGTGGATTGTCTTCAAGGAATTCTTACCGTTATTCCAATGCAACTTTTATCTTTCCACATCGCAGTTCTTCGTGGATGTAATGTTGATTGTCCAAGAAATTTAGCAAAATCGGTCACAGTTGAATAA
- the LOC108003420 gene encoding glutamine--fructose-6-phosphate aminotransferase [isomerizing] 2 isoform X1, with amino-acid sequence MCGIFAYLNYLTPKSRKEILEFLVGGLKRLEYRGYDSAGVALDSADGKDISIIKKQGKVKALEEEIFCNTNIDFDSKIHSHVGIAHTRWATHGIPSEVNSHPQRSDSDHAFVVVHNGIVTNYKEVKTLLQQRGYSFESETDTEVIAKLIHHLWVQHPVYSFRELVEQVVQQLEGAFALCFKSKHFPGECVATRRGSPLLVGIKTKTRLATDHVPILYGKDESPRVSKEGEAPTQDHRPHGRNTELPVIPRSESTSEFQPLEDKEVEYFFASDASAVIEHTNRVIFLEDDDVAAVKEGALSIHRLRRCMDDPHEREITTLKMEIQQIMKGNYQYFMQKEIFEQPESVVNTMRGRLNFQDNSVTLGGIKDYIPEIKRCRRLMLIGCGTSYHSAIATRQLLEELTELPVMVELASDFLDRNTPVFRDDVCFFISQSGETADTLMALRYCKGRGALIVGITNTVGSSICRESHCGVHINAGPEIGVASTKAYTSQFISLVMFALVMSEDRISLGNRRQQIIEGLKNLDNLIRKVLQLDSKVKELAKSLFQHKSLLIMGRGYNFATCMEGALKVKELTYMHSEGIMAGELKHGPLALVDDSMPVIMIVMRDPVYIKCMNALQQVTARDGKPIVICEEGDNETKMFADKVLEVPKTVDCLQGILTVIPMQLLSFHIAVLRGCNVDCPRNLAKSVTVE; translated from the exons ATGTGCG gaaTATTCGCATATCTCAATTATCTGACACCAAAGAGCAGAAAGGAAATTCTCGAGTTCTTGGTTGGTGGTTTAAAGAGATTGGAATATCGAGGCTATGATTCCGCAg GTGTTGCACTTGACAGCGCCGATGGCAAGGATatctcaattattaaaaagcaaGGAAAAGTCAAGGCTCTCGAAGAAGAGATCTTTTGTA acACTAATATTGACTTCGACTCAAAGATTCATAGTCATGTTGGTATTGCACATACTCGTTGGGCGACTCATGGTATCCCATCGGAAGTGAATTCACATCCTCAAAGATCAGACAGTGATCATGCTTTTGTGGTTGTACACAAtg GTATCGTGACAAACTATAAGGAAGTGAAGACGTTACTCCAGCAAAGGGGCTACAGTTTCGAGAGTGAAACCGACACGGAAGTAATCGCCAAGCTCATTCACCATCTCTGGGTGCAGCATCCTGTTTACTCGTTTCGCGAACTGGTCGAGCAAGTTGTTCAACAATTG gaAGGTGCATTTGCTCTGTGCTTCAAAAGCAAACATTTTCCGGGCGAATGTGTGGCAACGAGAAGAGGATCACCACTTCTTGTgggtattaaaacaaaaacaagATTGGCCACCGATCATGTACCCATCCTATATGGAAAAG ATGAATCTCCACGCGTAAGCAAAG AAGGTGAAGCGCCCACTCAAG atCATCGTCCGCATGGCCGAAATACTGAACTTCCGGTGATACCACGCAGCGAGAGCACTTCCGAATTTCAACCATTGGAGGATAAAGAAGTCGAATATTTCTTTGCTTCTGATGCCAGTGCTGTGATCGAACACACAAATCGTGTTATATTTCTGgaa GATGATGATGTAGCTGCCGTGAAAGAAGGTGCTCTTAGCATTCATCGACTTCGTCGATGCATGGATGATCCTCATGAAAGAGAAATTACTACATTGAAGATGGAAATCCAACAGATCATGAAGGGTAACTATCAATATTTCATGCAGAAGGAAATCTTCGAGCAACCGGAATCAGTGGTAAACACTATGAGAGGACGTTTGAATTTCCAGGATAATTCTGTCACGTTGGGAGGTATTAAA GATTATATTCCTGAGATCAAAAGATGTAGACGGTTGATGCTTATTGGTTGTGGAACAAGCTATCATTCTGCTATTGCTACTAGACAACTTCTGGAAGAATTAACTGAATTGCCAGTTATGGTTGAATTAGCTTCTGATTTCCTAGACAGAAATACGCCAGTATTTAGAGATGATGTATGTTTCTTCATCTCACAATCAg gtgAAACAGCAGATACGTTAATGGCTTTACGATATTGTAAAGGACGTGGAGCTTTAATAGTCGGTATTACCAATACTGTAGGTAGTAGTATTTGTCGTGAATCACACTGCGGTGTTCATATAAATGCTGGTCCTGAGATTGGTGTTGCCAGTACAAAAGCTTATACCTctcaatttatttctcttgtaATGTTTGCTTTGGTTATGAGTGAGGACAGAATTTCTCTTGGTAATAGACGTCAAcag ATTATCGAAGGATTGAAGAATTTGGATAATCTTATTCGTAAAGTTCTTCAACTTGACAGTAAAGTCAAAGAATTAGCAAAATCTTTATTCCAACATAAATCCTTATTGATTATGGGTAGAGGATACAATTTTGCGACGTGTATGGAGGGTGCTCTC aaagttAAGGAATTGACATATATGCACAGTGAAGGTATTATGGCAGGCGAATTGAAACATGGTCCTTTAGCACTTGTAGATGATTCGATGCCGGTGATAATGATCGTTATGAGAGATCCAGTTTATATA aaatgcaTGAATGCTCTACAACAAGTCACAGCACGAGATGGTAAACCAATTGTTATCTGTGAAGAAGGAgataatgaaacgaaaatgtTTGCAGACAAAGTTCTTGAAGTACCTAAGACAGTGGATTGTCTTCAAGGAATTCTTACCGTTATTCCAATGCAACTTTTATCTTTCCACATCGCAGTTCTTCGTGGATGTAATGTTGATTGTCCAAGAAATTTAGCAAAATCGGTCACAGTTGAATAA
- the LOC108003420 gene encoding glutamine--fructose-6-phosphate aminotransferase [isomerizing] 2 isoform X2, whose amino-acid sequence MCGIFAYLNYLTPKSRKEILEFLVGGLKRLEYRGYDSAGVALDSADGKDISIIKKQGKVKALEEEIFCNTNIDFDSKIHSHVGIAHTRWATHGIPSEVNSHPQRSDSDHAFVVVHNGIVTNYKEVKTLLQQRGYSFESETDTEVIAKLIHHLWVQHPVYSFRELVEQVVQQLEGAFALCFKSKHFPGECVATRRGSPLLVGIKTKTRLATDHVPILYGKDESPRVSKDHRPHGRNTELPVIPRSESTSEFQPLEDKEVEYFFASDASAVIEHTNRVIFLEDDDVAAVKEGALSIHRLRRCMDDPHEREITTLKMEIQQIMKGNYQYFMQKEIFEQPESVVNTMRGRLNFQDNSVTLGGIKDYIPEIKRCRRLMLIGCGTSYHSAIATRQLLEELTELPVMVELASDFLDRNTPVFRDDVCFFISQSGETADTLMALRYCKGRGALIVGITNTVGSSICRESHCGVHINAGPEIGVASTKAYTSQFISLVMFALVMSEDRISLGNRRQQIIEGLKNLDNLIRKVLQLDSKVKELAKSLFQHKSLLIMGRGYNFATCMEGALKVKELTYMHSEGIMAGELKHGPLALVDDSMPVIMIVMRDPVYIKCMNALQQVTARDGKPIVICEEGDNETKMFADKVLEVPKTVDCLQGILTVIPMQLLSFHIAVLRGCNVDCPRNLAKSVTVE is encoded by the exons ATGTGCG gaaTATTCGCATATCTCAATTATCTGACACCAAAGAGCAGAAAGGAAATTCTCGAGTTCTTGGTTGGTGGTTTAAAGAGATTGGAATATCGAGGCTATGATTCCGCAg GTGTTGCACTTGACAGCGCCGATGGCAAGGATatctcaattattaaaaagcaaGGAAAAGTCAAGGCTCTCGAAGAAGAGATCTTTTGTA acACTAATATTGACTTCGACTCAAAGATTCATAGTCATGTTGGTATTGCACATACTCGTTGGGCGACTCATGGTATCCCATCGGAAGTGAATTCACATCCTCAAAGATCAGACAGTGATCATGCTTTTGTGGTTGTACACAAtg GTATCGTGACAAACTATAAGGAAGTGAAGACGTTACTCCAGCAAAGGGGCTACAGTTTCGAGAGTGAAACCGACACGGAAGTAATCGCCAAGCTCATTCACCATCTCTGGGTGCAGCATCCTGTTTACTCGTTTCGCGAACTGGTCGAGCAAGTTGTTCAACAATTG gaAGGTGCATTTGCTCTGTGCTTCAAAAGCAAACATTTTCCGGGCGAATGTGTGGCAACGAGAAGAGGATCACCACTTCTTGTgggtattaaaacaaaaacaagATTGGCCACCGATCATGTACCCATCCTATATGGAAAAG ATGAATCTCCACGCGTAAGCAAAG atCATCGTCCGCATGGCCGAAATACTGAACTTCCGGTGATACCACGCAGCGAGAGCACTTCCGAATTTCAACCATTGGAGGATAAAGAAGTCGAATATTTCTTTGCTTCTGATGCCAGTGCTGTGATCGAACACACAAATCGTGTTATATTTCTGgaa GATGATGATGTAGCTGCCGTGAAAGAAGGTGCTCTTAGCATTCATCGACTTCGTCGATGCATGGATGATCCTCATGAAAGAGAAATTACTACATTGAAGATGGAAATCCAACAGATCATGAAGGGTAACTATCAATATTTCATGCAGAAGGAAATCTTCGAGCAACCGGAATCAGTGGTAAACACTATGAGAGGACGTTTGAATTTCCAGGATAATTCTGTCACGTTGGGAGGTATTAAA GATTATATTCCTGAGATCAAAAGATGTAGACGGTTGATGCTTATTGGTTGTGGAACAAGCTATCATTCTGCTATTGCTACTAGACAACTTCTGGAAGAATTAACTGAATTGCCAGTTATGGTTGAATTAGCTTCTGATTTCCTAGACAGAAATACGCCAGTATTTAGAGATGATGTATGTTTCTTCATCTCACAATCAg gtgAAACAGCAGATACGTTAATGGCTTTACGATATTGTAAAGGACGTGGAGCTTTAATAGTCGGTATTACCAATACTGTAGGTAGTAGTATTTGTCGTGAATCACACTGCGGTGTTCATATAAATGCTGGTCCTGAGATTGGTGTTGCCAGTACAAAAGCTTATACCTctcaatttatttctcttgtaATGTTTGCTTTGGTTATGAGTGAGGACAGAATTTCTCTTGGTAATAGACGTCAAcag ATTATCGAAGGATTGAAGAATTTGGATAATCTTATTCGTAAAGTTCTTCAACTTGACAGTAAAGTCAAAGAATTAGCAAAATCTTTATTCCAACATAAATCCTTATTGATTATGGGTAGAGGATACAATTTTGCGACGTGTATGGAGGGTGCTCTC aaagttAAGGAATTGACATATATGCACAGTGAAGGTATTATGGCAGGCGAATTGAAACATGGTCCTTTAGCACTTGTAGATGATTCGATGCCGGTGATAATGATCGTTATGAGAGATCCAGTTTATATA aaatgcaTGAATGCTCTACAACAAGTCACAGCACGAGATGGTAAACCAATTGTTATCTGTGAAGAAGGAgataatgaaacgaaaatgtTTGCAGACAAAGTTCTTGAAGTACCTAAGACAGTGGATTGTCTTCAAGGAATTCTTACCGTTATTCCAATGCAACTTTTATCTTTCCACATCGCAGTTCTTCGTGGATGTAATGTTGATTGTCCAAGAAATTTAGCAAAATCGGTCACAGTTGAATAA